One Actinomycetota bacterium DNA window includes the following coding sequences:
- the purD gene encoding phosphoribosylamine--glycine ligase yields MRILVVGGGGREHALTWKISQSPLVDGIWCAPGNAGMAALATCVDIGAEDVEALAAFARENRIDLTVVGPEAPLVAGIADLFIARGLPVFGPGREAAQMEGSKDFAKQLMLEAGVPTGKAEVFTDYDAAEACIKNGRAPFVVKADGLAAGKGVIIAQDDRAAYEALKTCFVDRSFGAAGDKVLIEEFLEGQEVSILCFVDGEDILPMAPAQDYKRIGDGDSGPNTGGMGSYSPVPVLSDDEYRRAVEEILRPTARALAGRGIDYRGILYAGIILTADGPKVLEYNVRFGDPETQAVLPRLESDIVETMLAVAEGRLAGEDLRWTNDPCVTLVVASGGYPGDYRKGYPITGLEEAGAVPGVTVFHAGTSAGERGEVLTNGGRVLGVSALGTDFAAARERAYEAAGKIGFKDIYYRKDIALRTREV; encoded by the coding sequence ATGAGGATTCTTGTGGTCGGAGGAGGGGGGCGCGAGCATGCCCTTACCTGGAAGATATCCCAGTCGCCCCTGGTAGACGGGATATGGTGCGCGCCCGGCAACGCGGGCATGGCCGCCCTGGCCACGTGCGTGGACATAGGCGCCGAGGACGTCGAGGCGCTAGCCGCCTTCGCGCGGGAGAACAGGATAGACCTCACCGTGGTCGGCCCCGAGGCCCCCCTGGTGGCGGGAATCGCCGACCTCTTCATCGCCAGGGGCCTCCCCGTCTTCGGCCCCGGCAGGGAGGCCGCGCAGATGGAGGGGAGCAAGGACTTCGCCAAGCAACTCATGCTGGAGGCGGGGGTTCCCACGGGAAAGGCCGAGGTCTTCACGGACTACGACGCGGCCGAGGCGTGCATCAAGAACGGCCGTGCCCCGTTCGTGGTCAAGGCCGACGGGCTCGCGGCGGGCAAGGGAGTGATCATCGCCCAGGACGACCGCGCCGCCTACGAGGCCCTGAAGACCTGTTTCGTGGACCGCTCCTTCGGCGCGGCAGGTGACAAGGTGCTCATCGAGGAGTTCCTGGAAGGGCAGGAGGTGTCCATCCTCTGCTTCGTGGACGGCGAAGACATCCTCCCCATGGCCCCCGCCCAGGACTACAAGCGTATCGGGGACGGGGACAGCGGCCCCAACACCGGCGGCATGGGCTCATACTCGCCGGTGCCGGTACTCTCTGATGACGAATACCGGCGCGCGGTGGAGGAGATACTGCGGCCCACCGCCCGCGCCCTCGCGGGGCGCGGCATCGACTACAGGGGTATCCTCTACGCCGGCATCATCCTCACCGCGGACGGCCCCAAGGTGCTGGAGTATAACGTGCGTTTCGGCGACCCGGAGACGCAGGCGGTGCTGCCGCGCCTGGAGAGCGATATCGTCGAGACCATGCTCGCGGTGGCGGAGGGCAGGCTGGCCGGTGAGGACCTGCGCTGGACCAACGACCCCTGCGTGACCTTGGTCGTCGCCTCCGGTGGTTACCCCGGCGACTACCGCAAGGGATACCCCATCACAGGGCTGGAAGAGGCGGGCGCGGTCCCGGGGGTCACCGTCTTTCACGCCGGGACCAGCGCCGGCGAACGGGGTGAGGTGCTGACCAATGGTGGGCGGGTGCTGGGCGTCAGCGCCCTCGGCACGGACTTCGCCGCTGCCCGCGAGAGAGCATACGAGGCGGCGGGAAAGATAGGTTTTAAAGATATCTACTACCGCAAGGACATCGCCCTGAGGACCCGGGAGGTGTGA
- a CDS encoding adenylosuccinate synthase has protein sequence MPGIAVVGTQWGDEGKGKVIDLLSDEMQMVVRFQGGNNAGHTIVCDGRTLKLHLVPSGILYPHIVPVIGNGVIINPGVLIEEIDNLRDMDIDAERLRISYNAHIILPYHEALDGLAEDGRGAGSIGTTRRGIGPAYADKSARTGLRMQDMLDLEAFSEKVRQAAEERNRIITRVYGADPLDAAQIAEDYRGYAERLRPCLTDTQLLVKQALREGQSVLFEGAQGLMLDIDHGTYPFVTSSNTVAGAVCTGAGVGPRDIDEVVGVTKAYVTRVGHGPFLTEQDNEIGNTMQEVGGEFGTTTGRRRRCGWFDLVILGYAVRLNTLTSLAITKLDVLSEFDTLKVCVAYHLDGKTVEEFPQVCSEFAACEPVYEELPGWKKDISGARRLEDLPAQARDYLDFISSRAGVPLKLISVGPERQQTILLDGGEEPLRQGRLVFQDELPL, from the coding sequence ATGCCCGGGATCGCGGTAGTAGGCACCCAGTGGGGTGACGAGGGAAAAGGCAAGGTGATCGACCTGCTCTCGGACGAGATGCAGATGGTCGTTCGCTTTCAGGGCGGCAACAACGCCGGCCACACCATCGTCTGCGACGGCAGGACTTTGAAGCTGCACCTCGTCCCATCGGGCATACTCTACCCCCACATAGTCCCCGTGATCGGGAACGGCGTGATCATCAATCCCGGGGTGCTCATCGAGGAGATAGACAACCTGCGCGACATGGACATCGACGCGGAACGTCTGCGCATCTCCTATAACGCCCATATCATCCTGCCCTACCATGAGGCCCTGGACGGCCTCGCGGAGGACGGCCGCGGTGCCGGGAGCATAGGGACCACGCGGCGGGGCATCGGCCCCGCCTATGCCGACAAATCGGCCCGCACCGGCCTGCGCATGCAGGATATGCTGGACCTGGAGGCCTTCAGCGAAAAAGTGCGACAGGCCGCGGAGGAGAGGAACCGCATCATCACCCGCGTCTACGGCGCGGATCCCCTCGACGCCGCGCAGATCGCCGAGGATTACAGGGGGTATGCGGAACGTTTGCGGCCGTGCCTGACCGACACCCAGTTGCTGGTGAAGCAGGCCCTGAGGGAAGGGCAGAGCGTGCTCTTCGAGGGTGCCCAGGGGCTGATGCTCGATATCGACCACGGCACCTACCCTTTCGTCACCTCGTCCAACACCGTTGCCGGGGCCGTGTGCACGGGGGCGGGCGTAGGGCCCCGGGACATCGACGAGGTCGTGGGAGTCACCAAAGCCTATGTGACCCGGGTGGGACATGGCCCTTTCCTCACCGAGCAGGACAACGAGATCGGCAACACCATGCAGGAGGTTGGCGGAGAGTTCGGGACCACCACCGGGCGCCGGCGCCGCTGCGGCTGGTTCGACCTGGTAATCCTGGGTTATGCCGTGCGCCTCAATACCCTTACCTCCCTGGCCATCACCAAGCTGGACGTGCTCTCCGAGTTCGATACCCTCAAGGTCTGTGTAGCCTACCACCTGGACGGGAAGACGGTGGAGGAGTTCCCCCAGGTCTGCAGCGAGTTCGCGGCCTGCGAGCCGGTCTACGAGGAGCTTCCCGGCTGGAAGAAGGACATCTCGGGGGCGCGGCGGCTGGAGGACCTGCCAGCGCAGGCCCGGGACTACCTGGACTTCATCTCCTCCCGGGCGGGTGTACCCCTCAAACTCATATCCGTGGGACCGGAGAGGCAGCAGACCATCCTCCTTGACGGAGGAGAGGAGCCCCTGCGCCAGGGACGCCTCGTCTTCCAGGACGAACTCCCCCTCTAG
- a CDS encoding MMPL family transporter → MVEKIFTWFGNSSVKRPLLVISIILAISAFFAVGVFRIHQGYGFGTFLSDSSDVVRTMNEAEEKFGGIDEERVLVETANGFDGALLRKVTGYRSFLEGEPGIWGDFVVEVNTPLDSMVYMDGSSDGASPGLGLSSGDAAVSPAAGEPLMSVIDSLSDEEILQQVELNLRAQEEQMQELGATSEPQNISADGHAILIKTTMRPGLTSSGQIDLVGRFSDKTREYFEVVPGTEVFVAGNASMQKESSESTLADTKLLFALVFLFIVLVLFLTFRRVTDVIFTLLVILLTIVWVMGFQGWVGFPFSYSNAAIMPLLLGIDIAYAIHVLTRYYEERVKGEDPSASALRSVVTVGVAVFLTAATTAFGFASFGISNMPIIQQFGMVCVVGVMVSFVLAVTLLPAVLVLRDRRERAQKKWRERQHRKDERNRWSPVDSLLARVAVITEHHRVVVAAISLLIIVGSIALGFTLKTEADVFKLLPDDLPFKVATQKINDYFGGQEMVYTLVRGDVLEPSNLEAILAYEEALALVDHVGDDGEDILQRGKIYSIADVVKNFHGSVPASKAEVMAVLYEVQQAGPSGQSASDNQLITEDLETALVSIRVNRGSQEDMRILYESIQEATAQTVAAAPGVTMGSSGLPLLFHEMLGTIVPTQVKTTAVALILCALIVILVFRSISFGLAASSVVFISVAMELGALALLGWPLDFMTVMVSSLVIGAGIDFGIHVTHRFMEEWRDGGVEIDEAIRRTVGSVGKALIAAAVTTTGAFLILAFSKLGFLQRFGVITALSLTFALLASLLILPSILAWRAQRLEKKTLRN, encoded by the coding sequence GGGTTCGACGGCGCCCTGTTGCGCAAGGTAACCGGGTACCGCTCCTTCCTCGAGGGCGAGCCGGGCATCTGGGGGGATTTCGTAGTCGAGGTAAACACCCCCCTGGACAGCATGGTCTATATGGACGGGTCCTCGGACGGGGCTTCCCCGGGACTCGGCCTGTCCAGCGGCGATGCCGCCGTCTCCCCAGCGGCCGGGGAACCGCTCATGAGCGTGATCGATTCCCTGAGCGATGAAGAGATCCTCCAGCAGGTCGAGCTGAACCTGCGGGCGCAGGAGGAACAGATGCAGGAACTGGGGGCGACATCGGAACCGCAGAACATCTCCGCGGACGGCCATGCCATCCTCATCAAGACGACGATGAGGCCGGGGCTGACCTCCAGCGGGCAGATCGATCTGGTCGGCAGGTTCTCGGACAAGACCAGGGAATATTTCGAAGTGGTGCCCGGTACCGAGGTCTTCGTGGCCGGGAACGCCTCCATGCAGAAGGAGTCGAGCGAGAGCACCCTGGCGGACACCAAGCTCCTCTTCGCCCTGGTCTTCCTGTTCATCGTCCTCGTCCTCTTCCTCACCTTCCGCCGCGTGACGGACGTCATCTTCACCTTGCTGGTCATCCTCCTGACCATCGTCTGGGTCATGGGGTTCCAGGGCTGGGTCGGTTTTCCCTTCTCCTACAGCAACGCGGCCATCATGCCCCTGCTCCTCGGGATTGATATCGCCTACGCCATCCACGTGCTCACCCGCTACTACGAGGAGCGTGTCAAAGGGGAAGACCCCTCGGCCTCGGCTCTAAGGTCCGTGGTCACCGTGGGTGTGGCCGTGTTCCTTACCGCCGCCACCACCGCCTTCGGGTTCGCTTCCTTCGGCATCTCCAACATGCCGATCATCCAGCAGTTCGGGATGGTCTGCGTGGTGGGGGTGATGGTTAGTTTCGTGCTGGCGGTGACCCTGCTTCCCGCGGTGCTCGTCCTGCGGGACCGCAGGGAGAGAGCGCAGAAGAAATGGCGGGAACGCCAGCATAGGAAGGACGAGCGCAATAGGTGGTCTCCCGTGGACAGCCTGCTGGCCCGCGTCGCCGTGATCACCGAGCACCACCGCGTCGTGGTGGCCGCCATCTCCCTGCTGATAATCGTGGGCTCTATCGCATTGGGTTTCACCCTCAAGACCGAGGCGGACGTCTTCAAGCTGCTCCCCGACGACCTTCCGTTCAAGGTGGCCACCCAGAAGATAAATGACTATTTCGGGGGGCAGGAGATGGTCTACACGCTGGTGCGCGGGGACGTCCTCGAGCCCTCCAACCTCGAGGCCATACTGGCTTACGAGGAAGCCCTGGCTTTGGTAGACCACGTGGGAGACGATGGAGAGGATATACTGCAGCGCGGGAAGATCTACAGCATCGCCGACGTGGTGAAGAACTTCCACGGGTCGGTGCCCGCCAGCAAGGCGGAGGTCATGGCTGTCCTTTATGAAGTGCAGCAGGCCGGCCCCTCGGGCCAGTCCGCCTCCGACAACCAGCTCATCACCGAGGACCTCGAGACCGCACTGGTCAGCATCAGGGTCAACCGCGGCTCCCAGGAGGACATGAGGATCCTGTATGAGTCCATACAGGAGGCTACGGCGCAGACCGTGGCCGCCGCTCCCGGCGTCACCATGGGCAGCAGCGGGCTGCCGCTCCTCTTCCACGAGATGCTGGGCACCATCGTGCCCACCCAGGTCAAGACCACCGCCGTAGCCCTGATATTGTGCGCCCTCATAGTGATCCTGGTCTTCCGCTCCATATCATTCGGATTGGCGGCCTCCAGCGTGGTCTTCATCAGCGTGGCCATGGAGCTGGGGGCCCTCGCCCTCCTCGGCTGGCCGCTGGATTTCATGACCGTGATGGTCTCCTCCCTGGTCATCGGGGCGGGTATCGATTTCGGCATCCATGTCACCCACCGCTTCATGGAGGAGTGGCGCGACGGCGGGGTGGAGATAGACGAGGCCATCCGGCGCACCGTTGGCAGCGTGGGCAAGGCCTTGATCGCAGCGGCGGTCACCACCACCGGGGCCTTCCTCATCCTGGCCTTCTCCAAGCTGGGCTTCCTGCAGCGCTTCGGCGTGATCACCGCCCTCTCCCTCACCTTCGCCCTGTTGGCCTCCCTGTTGATACTGCCCTCTATACTCGCCTGGCGCGCCCAGCGCCTCGAAAAGAAAACGCTACGGAATTAG